The Thermococcus sp. genome window below encodes:
- the cas5b gene encoding type I-B CRISPR-associated protein Cas5b, giving the protein MTMAEKTLLIELFQPFAQYRNPFTFYYAQTYPLPPKSTIIGMLQNALNDWYGKERGIDNWWSLKVSVHGGFESVFWNYQQLIKATKTGISIVHFKGRPTLWNQNLPLYGFPITSQRSPVLQQELFNGWLYILIRGDKDFLGEIKEAIDRPKKVLSLGRSEDVVFLRRVGFIEGKEKRAQEVAIRYPTYVRVPIEMLRKKEYSTYSTPVRVVFKNNGNPVKHKAEINAETFRDVKFESVIYVGAWTFLKFKNKVKLEEYPLDDVPLKVVADEKASGWL; this is encoded by the coding sequence ATGACTATGGCCGAGAAGACCCTGCTCATAGAACTGTTCCAGCCCTTTGCCCAGTACCGTAATCCTTTCACCTTTTACTACGCCCAGACTTACCCTCTACCGCCGAAGTCAACGATAATAGGTATGCTCCAAAATGCGCTTAACGATTGGTACGGCAAGGAGAGAGGAATTGATAACTGGTGGAGCCTTAAGGTCAGTGTTCATGGGGGATTCGAGAGCGTCTTCTGGAACTATCAGCAACTGATAAAGGCAACAAAGACCGGGATATCCATAGTTCATTTTAAGGGCAGGCCCACACTCTGGAACCAAAACCTCCCCCTCTACGGTTTTCCGATAACTTCACAGAGAAGCCCGGTCCTCCAGCAGGAACTCTTCAACGGCTGGCTCTACATCCTCATCAGAGGAGATAAAGACTTCCTTGGTGAGATCAAAGAGGCCATTGATAGGCCCAAAAAAGTTCTATCACTGGGCAGAAGCGAGGACGTTGTCTTCTTGAGAAGGGTCGGGTTCATTGAGGGGAAAGAAAAGAGGGCACAGGAGGTAGCGATTAGATATCCAACCTACGTCAGAGTGCCCATTGAGATGCTGAGGAAGAAGGAGTACTCGACGTATTCCACCCCAGTTAGGGTGGTCTTCAAGAACAACGGGAACCCTGTAAAGCACAAGGCGGAGATAAACGCCGAAACTTTCAGAGATGTAAAATTTGAGTCAGTAATCTACGTTGGTGCTTGGACGTTTCTCAAGTTTAAAAATAAAGTCAAGCTCGAAGAATACCCCCTTGATGATGTCCCTCTCAAGGTCGTAGCTGATGAAAAAGCAAGTGGGTGGTTGTAA
- the cas7i gene encoding type I-B CRISPR-associated protein Cas7/Cst2/DevR: MGRFLVMDVVFYGSSLNYDQGSGNYQELKKITRWDGRQYTLVSRYALRYSLLETGKKLGLWNIAEGEKLHRAGSGDNTVIQPATDLLLTGEILLYPEFDIFGYLITSTTPQNFRSAPAKLSHAVSMTPFNYDALFNANLGMANRMRKVYGEMKPNPFTAEEHETFYLYSLVVDLNEVGAVDVFVTLGSDVTLGRDQENKEIKMKIEDVVNEDGRVKFILKGKKEKKELVQSEKVKLESFEKINNKLVHIKYSLSPEGKEKRVKNLIKGLLSLKRSIKGREEDLRPRLLVLGVYKDTAYQTFKDRIELIDEYSEEEYDEIEEREENGKKVVMIKHVVSRNRKPIFRISGLPEGTTVENLNESEVLKLVENLFTSKEETSKEKKLSEVKVFKDPSVEVRLE, translated from the coding sequence ATGGGAAGGTTTCTGGTTATGGATGTGGTCTTTTACGGGAGCTCCCTCAACTACGACCAGGGGAGCGGGAACTATCAGGAGCTGAAGAAGATAACCCGCTGGGACGGCAGACAGTACACCCTTGTCAGCAGGTATGCGCTGAGGTACAGTCTCCTTGAAACTGGGAAGAAACTTGGTCTGTGGAATATTGCCGAGGGCGAAAAGCTCCACCGTGCTGGTAGCGGGGACAATACCGTAATACAGCCTGCGACGGATCTTCTCCTCACTGGAGAAATACTTCTGTATCCCGAGTTCGATATCTTTGGATACTTAATAACATCTACCACGCCGCAGAACTTCAGGAGTGCCCCAGCGAAGTTAAGCCACGCAGTTTCGATGACACCTTTCAACTACGATGCACTCTTCAACGCCAACCTCGGCATGGCTAACAGGATGAGAAAGGTTTACGGAGAGATGAAGCCGAATCCGTTCACCGCAGAGGAGCACGAGACATTTTACCTTTACTCACTCGTCGTTGACCTTAACGAGGTTGGGGCAGTTGATGTTTTCGTAACACTCGGCAGTGACGTTACCCTCGGAAGAGACCAGGAGAACAAAGAGATAAAGATGAAAATCGAAGATGTTGTTAACGAGGATGGCAGGGTCAAGTTCATCCTCAAGGGCAAAAAAGAGAAAAAAGAACTCGTCCAGAGCGAGAAAGTTAAGCTCGAGTCCTTTGAAAAAATTAACAACAAACTGGTCCACATCAAGTACTCGCTGTCTCCCGAGGGAAAGGAAAAGCGAGTAAAGAATCTCATAAAGGGTTTACTAAGTTTAAAACGCTCAATCAAAGGCAGGGAGGAAGACCTCAGACCTAGACTCCTAGTCCTCGGAGTTTACAAAGACACAGCTTACCAGACGTTTAAGGACAGAATTGAGCTTATCGACGAGTACAGCGAGGAGGAGTACGATGAAATCGAGGAACGCGAGGAGAACGGAAAGAAAGTTGTAATGATAAAGCACGTAGTCTCCAGGAACAGGAAGCCAATATTTAGGATTTCAGGGCTTCCCGAGGGCACAACAGTTGAGAATCTTAATGAATCGGAGGTTCTCAAACTTGTCGAGAATCTCTTTACCTCCAAAGAAGAGACCTCCAAAGAAAAGAAACTCTCCGAGGTGAAGGTCTTCAAAGATCCAAGCGTAGAAGTTAGGCTCGAGTGA
- the cas3 gene encoding CRISPR-associated helicase Cas3' yields the protein MPQAKIDGFLIKDNNTQDASGRELPLVSLLRAKSGEGDVLLIDHIKSALERCVELYRFIENLGETIIYKPLGNPQERFELFKDLAKAIIIHDLGKISLDFQRRLYGRELPTELITLLNKSEGIKARHEVLSVLWSAGLLGNSERDAKIRTAVLLHHYNEFFSDDKEFSHIVELYPDDVEKYLDFLVSKKRELKKFLEDYLRAIERGLDENFIKEAVAELRPDFLGIKALKEKVETWDDDLSESVQLYNPKEIDVDFLVFLGTLRRCDYSSSGDFPIESALDISKVFGDVEERIRRKIAERLKDWKISPGKLWQEELLSKKDSDYLVVVAPTGSGKTELGVLWAKRRGKLLYTLPLRVALNDLYRRLSEEYFDRESVGLLHSTAFMEYVEGSGSDIEVEKKVNSAGLLAMPVMLSTPDQVFLTGLNYYGSDKVVSVYPESCIVVDEVQAYTPEMAAVFLKTLQLIKRAGGKVLVITATLPPHVEHFLKKEGFEIVDVLEEAEKNGLNVKNLHLKRHLIKLVGSNLFRYTDSGVEFVGVEDVLSTIDKFREHDFRSLMVVLNNVKKAIEAYKSLSEQVEEWEVYLLHSRLPEKRKEKIINEVKSKLDKGKWVILIATQVVEASVDLDFDAMITEISPIDSQVQRWGRVYRNRRTDYNGDSPNIVVFSGIDRGTRAVYGGNIGLKVLQKTIEVIGSLEGRLLGYENERNAINEVYNDRILENYKAQIEMLLTKLDYFTLEKKSEAQRVFRQMGGMYFVVPYLMTDYGYSETVKKFGELLKNSNNFRLSWSDVTKKLSQELGREIGRWELRKILQEFSVNVPIWFILRDGNLQHALRNTFKGYPVVLTWDKEIAKKLWEYGVDDVVGKDLDEGSIL from the coding sequence ATGCCACAGGCAAAGATAGATGGGTTCCTCATAAAGGATAACAACACCCAAGACGCCTCTGGGAGAGAACTTCCACTAGTATCTCTTCTCAGGGCAAAAAGCGGAGAAGGCGACGTTTTGCTAATTGACCACATAAAATCCGCACTGGAGAGATGCGTTGAACTTTATAGGTTCATTGAGAATCTCGGAGAGACTATAATCTACAAGCCCCTTGGGAATCCCCAAGAGCGTTTTGAACTTTTCAAGGATTTAGCAAAGGCGATAATCATCCACGACCTTGGCAAGATAAGCCTCGACTTTCAGAGGAGACTTTATGGTAGGGAGCTCCCTACAGAACTAATTACGTTGCTTAACAAAAGTGAGGGCATAAAGGCCCGTCATGAAGTCCTATCGGTTCTCTGGAGCGCTGGATTACTCGGTAACTCAGAGAGGGATGCAAAAATCAGAACGGCGGTTCTTCTTCATCACTACAACGAATTCTTCTCCGACGACAAAGAGTTCTCCCATATAGTTGAGCTTTACCCGGATGACGTGGAAAAATATCTAGATTTTCTAGTCTCAAAGAAAAGAGAGCTTAAAAAATTCCTGGAGGACTATCTCAGAGCCATCGAGAGGGGATTAGACGAAAACTTCATCAAGGAGGCTGTTGCTGAGCTAAGGCCGGATTTTTTGGGCATAAAGGCCCTGAAAGAGAAAGTGGAAACCTGGGATGATGATTTGTCGGAGAGCGTTCAGCTTTACAATCCCAAAGAGATTGACGTTGATTTTCTGGTATTTCTGGGTACGCTGAGAAGGTGCGATTACTCCTCAAGCGGCGATTTTCCAATCGAAAGCGCTCTCGATATTTCGAAAGTTTTTGGTGATGTTGAAGAGAGGATAAGGAGAAAGATTGCGGAAAGGCTAAAGGACTGGAAAATTTCTCCCGGAAAGCTCTGGCAGGAGGAGTTATTATCTAAAAAGGATTCAGACTACCTAGTTGTTGTCGCACCCACAGGCTCTGGGAAGACCGAGCTCGGTGTTCTATGGGCAAAGAGAAGGGGTAAGCTACTCTACACGCTTCCACTTAGGGTAGCACTAAACGACCTCTACAGACGACTCTCGGAGGAATACTTTGATAGGGAATCTGTCGGCCTGCTTCACTCAACGGCTTTCATGGAGTACGTGGAAGGCTCCGGGAGTGACATTGAGGTTGAGAAGAAAGTGAACTCTGCTGGGCTTCTTGCTATGCCGGTAATGCTATCAACACCCGACCAGGTGTTTCTAACGGGTCTGAACTACTATGGCTCGGATAAGGTCGTTTCAGTCTACCCCGAATCCTGCATAGTCGTGGATGAGGTTCAAGCTTACACCCCAGAGATGGCGGCGGTCTTCCTGAAAACGCTCCAGCTTATAAAAAGGGCTGGTGGGAAAGTGCTTGTAATTACTGCGACTCTGCCACCACACGTTGAGCATTTCCTTAAAAAAGAGGGATTTGAAATCGTAGATGTCCTTGAAGAAGCTGAGAAGAATGGACTCAACGTCAAGAACCTCCATCTTAAAAGACACCTCATCAAGCTCGTGGGAAGTAATCTTTTCCGCTATACCGATAGTGGCGTGGAGTTTGTAGGCGTTGAAGATGTTCTCTCAACAATTGATAAGTTCAGAGAACACGACTTTAGGAGTCTCATGGTGGTTCTCAATAACGTAAAGAAGGCGATAGAGGCTTACAAAAGCCTTTCGGAGCAGGTTGAGGAATGGGAGGTATATCTTCTCCATTCGCGCCTTCCAGAGAAAAGAAAAGAGAAAATAATAAATGAAGTTAAGTCCAAGCTCGATAAGGGCAAGTGGGTAATTCTCATAGCGACTCAGGTAGTTGAGGCCTCGGTGGATCTTGACTTCGACGCTATGATAACCGAAATCTCACCGATAGACAGCCAGGTTCAGAGATGGGGTAGGGTCTACAGGAACAGAAGAACTGATTACAATGGGGATTCTCCCAACATCGTCGTGTTCTCTGGCATTGACCGGGGGACGAGGGCAGTGTATGGAGGGAATATTGGCTTAAAGGTGCTCCAAAAAACCATTGAAGTGATCGGCTCACTCGAAGGGAGACTCCTCGGATACGAAAACGAAAGGAACGCTATAAACGAAGTTTATAACGATAGAATACTTGAGAATTACAAAGCGCAGATTGAAATGCTCCTCACAAAGCTCGATTACTTCACACTAGAAAAGAAGAGCGAGGCCCAGAGAGTCTTCCGCCAGATGGGTGGAATGTACTTCGTGGTTCCATACTTGATGACTGATTACGGTTACAGTGAAACAGTAAAGAAGTTCGGGGAGTTGCTGAAGAACTCCAATAACTTTAGACTCAGCTGGAGCGACGTAACAAAAAAGCTTTCCCAAGAGCTTGGACGCGAAATCGGCAGATGGGAGCTCAGGAAGATACTCCAAGAGTTTTCAGTCAACGTCCCCATCTGGTTTATCCTCAGAGATGGAAACCTGCAGCATGCGCTACGCAACACCTTCAAGGGCTATCCAGTGGTTCTAACGTGGGACAAAGAAATA